The proteins below come from a single bacterium genomic window:
- the hisH gene encoding imidazole glycerol phosphate synthase subunit HisH encodes MINIVDSRMGNLRSVEKAFQFLGFEARISPDPADIDPASHLVLPGDGAFGKSMQNIRELGFEKPIRDFIASGRPFLGICVGFQLLFDSSEEMGEHQGLGLLPGKVVKFPPGRKIPHMGWNQIHWTRPSPFNAGVPEGSFCYFVHSYYALPGDERDTLGRTDYGLEFASVMERGNLFAVQFHPEKSQEAGLRMLKNFAEM; translated from the coding sequence ATGATCAACATAGTCGATTCCAGGATGGGCAACCTGCGCAGCGTGGAGAAAGCTTTCCAGTTCCTGGGGTTCGAGGCGCGGATCAGCCCCGACCCGGCCGACATCGATCCGGCCAGCCACCTTGTTCTGCCCGGGGATGGCGCTTTCGGCAAGAGCATGCAGAATATCCGCGAGCTGGGGTTCGAGAAGCCGATCCGCGATTTTATTGCCTCGGGACGGCCGTTCCTGGGCATTTGCGTGGGGTTCCAGCTCCTGTTCGACTCCAGCGAGGAGATGGGCGAGCACCAGGGCCTGGGCCTGTTGCCCGGCAAAGTGGTCAAGTTTCCGCCCGGCCGCAAGATACCGCACATGGGCTGGAACCAGATCCACTGGACCCGGCCCTCGCCGTTCAACGCGGGCGTGCCGGAGGGATCTTTCTGCTATTTCGTGCACTCCTACTACGCCCTGCCTGGTGATGAGCGCGACACCCTGGGCCGCACCGATTACGGCCTGGAGTTCGCCTCGGTCATGGAGCGCGGCAACCTGTTCGCCGTGCAGTTCCATCCCGAGAAGAGCCAGGAGGCGGGCCTGCGGATGCTGAAAAATTTCGCCGAAATGTGA